From the genome of Gryllotalpicola protaetiae:
GAACTCCTCCTCGGTGCCGCCGGGGAAGCCGGACTGCTCCGCACGGTAGTAGTTCGTGTTCGGCACGCGGAAGCCGCCGGGGGTGAGCGGCTCGAACTGCTGCTTGAGCCCGGGCAGGCCGGTGATCGCGAGGGCGCCCTGCGGGGTGCCGTGGTAGGCGATCGCCCGCGAGATCACCTTGTGCTTGAGCGGCCGGCCGACCAGCTTCCAGTAGTTCTTCGCGAGCTTGAACGCGGTCTCGACCGCCTCGCCGCCGCCGGTGGAGAAGAACACGCGGTTGAGGTCGCCCGGCGCATAGTCGGCGAGCCGGTCGGCGAGTTCGATCGCCGCCGGGTGCGCGTACGACCACAGCGGGAAGAACGCCAGCTGCTCGGCCTGCTTGGCCGCGACCTCCGCAAGCCGCCGCCGGCCGTGCCCGGCGTTCACGACGAACAGCCCGGCGAGGCCGTCGATGTAGGACTTGCCGCGGCTGTCCCAGATGGTGTGGCCCTCACCGCGCACGATGATGGGGGTCTCGCCGGCCTCAATGGGTCCCTGCGACGACATGTGCATCCACAGGTGGTCCTTCGCCTTCGCGCGCAGTGCGGCGTCAGCGGCCTCGGTGTAGACGGTCGGAGCGATGGTGTCGGTCATGTGCCGTACTTCCCTTCGGGGCGGCGCCGGTCTAGCGCGTGCCCCAGTTGTAGTGCTGCTTCTGCAAGCGGAGGTACACGAAGGTCTCGGTGGAGACCACGTTCTCGATGGCGCGGATCTCGGAGTTCAGCAGCGAGATCAGCTCGTCGTCGCTCTCGCACACGACCTCGACGATGATGTCGAAGTCGCCCGCGGTGAGCACGACGTAGTCGACGGATTCCAGCCGCGCGAGCTGCTCGGCGACCACGCGCGTGTCGCCGCTCGCGCGGATCCCGATCATGGCCTGGCGGTTGAAGCCGAGTTGCAGCGGGTCGGTCACGGCGACGATCTGCATGACGCCCGATTCCGTCAGCTTCTGCACGCGCTGCCGCACCGCGGCCTCCGAGAGGCCGACGGCCTTGCCGATCTCCGCGTACGACCTGCGGCCGTCGGCCTGCAGCTGCTCGATGATCGCTTTCGAGACCTCGTCGAGCGGCTGGGGGCGGGGCGCGATCGAGCGCGGCAGGGACGACATAGTGCGATTCTGTCAGTGCAACTAGGCATCAGCAAGTGAATCCGCATCAGTAAGCGCAGGTTGCAACGAAATCGGTAGAGTCGGTGCATGTCGTCAACGCGCGTGCTCAAGAATTTCATCGCCGGTGAATATGCGGATGCCGGGGGCGAGCGCACCCTGCCGCTGATCGACCCGGCGACCGAAGTCGAATACGCGCAGTCACCCGTGTCGACGGCCGCCGATGTCGATCGGGCGTTCGGCGCAGCATCCGACGCCTTCGAAGTCTGGCGCGACACGACGCCGGCCGAGCGCCAGCTCGCCCTCTTCCGCATCGCCGACGCGATGGAGCAGCGCGCCGACGAGTTCGCCGACCTCGAGTCGCAGGACACCGGCAAGCCGCGCGCCAACCTGGTGGCCGACGAGATCATGCTCTCGGTCGACCAGATCCGCTTCTTCGCCGGCGCCGCGCGCAACCTCGAGGGTCGCGCAGCGGGCGAGTACGTGAAGGATCACACGAGCTTCGTGCGCCGCGAGCCGATCGGGGTCGTGGGCCAGGTCACGCCGTGGAACTACCCGCTGAACATGGCGGTGTGGAAGTTCGCGCCCGCGCTCGCCGCGGGCAACACGACCGTGCTCAAGCCCTCGGACACGACGCCGCAGTCGACCCTGCTGCTCGCCGAGGTCGCCGCCGAGTTCCTGCCGAAGGGCGTGCTCAACGTCGTCGTCGGGGATCGCGGCACCGGCGCCGCGATGATCGACCACAAGACGCCCCAGCTGGTGTCGATCACCGGGTCCGTCCGCGCGGGAATGGAGGTCGCGCGCGCGGCATCCGCCGATCTCAAGCGCGTGCATCTCGAACTGGGCGGAAAGGCGCCGGTCATCGTCTTCGACGACGCCGATCTCGAGAAGGCGGTCGCCGGCATCGCGAGCGCCGGCTACTTCAATGCGGGGCAGGACTGCACCGCCGCGACCCGCGTGCTCGTGCACGAGCGGGTGCATGACGAGTTCGTGGCCGCGCTCGCCGAATACGCGCAGGCGAACACGCCGGTGGGCCTTCCCGGCGACGCCGACGCGTTCTTCGGCGCGGTGAACAACGCAGACCAGTTCGCGCGGGTGATGGGCTTCCTCGACAGGCTGCCCGACCACGCGCGCGTGGTGACCGGCGGTGCGCGCAAGGGCGAGAGCGGATTCCTCATCGAGCCGACCGTGCTCGACGGCCTCCGGCAGACCGACGAGCACATCCAGACGGAGATCTTCGGGCCGGTCATCACGGTGCAGAC
Proteins encoded in this window:
- a CDS encoding gamma-aminobutyraldehyde dehydrogenase is translated as MSSTRVLKNFIAGEYADAGGERTLPLIDPATEVEYAQSPVSTAADVDRAFGAASDAFEVWRDTTPAERQLALFRIADAMEQRADEFADLESQDTGKPRANLVADEIMLSVDQIRFFAGAARNLEGRAAGEYVKDHTSFVRREPIGVVGQVTPWNYPLNMAVWKFAPALAAGNTTVLKPSDTTPQSTLLLAEVAAEFLPKGVLNVVVGDRGTGAAMIDHKTPQLVSITGSVRAGMEVARAASADLKRVHLELGGKAPVIVFDDADLEKAVAGIASAGYFNAGQDCTAATRVLVHERVHDEFVAALAEYAQANTPVGLPGDADAFFGAVNNADQFARVMGFLDRLPDHARVVTGGARKGESGFLIEPTVLDGLRQTDEHIQTEIFGPVITVQTFREESEALRHANGVQYGLASSVWTRDHARAMRFAKGLDFGCVWINTHIPIVAEMPHGGFKHSGYGKDLSQYGFEDYTRIKHVMSFIGE
- a CDS encoding Lrp/AsnC family transcriptional regulator, translated to MSSLPRSIAPRPQPLDEVSKAIIEQLQADGRRSYAEIGKAVGLSEAAVRQRVQKLTESGVMQIVAVTDPLQLGFNRQAMIGIRASGDTRVVAEQLARLESVDYVVLTAGDFDIIVEVVCESDDELISLLNSEIRAIENVVSTETFVYLRLQKQHYNWGTR